From one Thalassobaculum sp. OXR-137 genomic stretch:
- a CDS encoding division plane positioning ATPase MipZ, producing the protein MADTAVDSTPANDALPGEPAHVIVVGCEKGGSGKSTTSMHLTVALLRLGFAVGTIDLDARQWTLTRYLSNRATTIQREQRKLPMPRHFFLAPSEKPVRDEARAEDRQRFEAILEKLRGLVDYVVIDCAGTDSYLARVAHSYADTLVTPVNDSFIDLDVVAHVDGQTGEMARPSVYAEMVWDQRKARAQRDGGSIDWIVMRNRLSTLEANNKKEMADVLQRLARRIGFRIAPGFSERVIFRELFLQGLTMLDMFDDRARTDANRPRMSHVAARQEVRALINALQLPERRPRARQSG; encoded by the coding sequence GTGGCCGATACAGCCGTAGACTCGACCCCCGCCAACGACGCCCTGCCGGGCGAGCCGGCGCATGTCATTGTCGTCGGCTGCGAGAAGGGCGGCTCCGGCAAGTCGACCACCTCCATGCACCTGACGGTTGCCTTGCTGCGGCTCGGCTTCGCCGTCGGCACCATCGATCTCGACGCGCGCCAGTGGACGCTGACCCGCTACCTGTCCAACCGGGCGACGACGATCCAGCGCGAGCAGCGCAAGCTGCCGATGCCCCGTCACTTCTTCCTGGCTCCCTCCGAGAAGCCCGTGCGCGACGAGGCCCGGGCCGAGGACCGCCAGCGGTTTGAGGCGATCCTGGAGAAGCTGCGCGGGCTGGTCGATTACGTGGTCATCGACTGCGCCGGTACCGACAGCTACCTGGCCCGCGTGGCCCATTCCTACGCGGATACCCTGGTCACGCCGGTGAACGACAGCTTCATTGACCTGGACGTGGTCGCCCATGTGGACGGCCAGACCGGCGAGATGGCGCGGCCCAGCGTCTATGCCGAGATGGTCTGGGACCAGCGCAAGGCCCGGGCCCAGCGCGACGGCGGCTCGATCGACTGGATCGTCATGCGGAACCGCCTCTCCACCCTGGAGGCGAACAACAAGAAGGAAATGGCCGACGTGCTGCAGCGCCTGGCGCGCCGCATCGGCTTCCGGATCGCGCCGGGTTTCAGCGAGCGCGTGATCTTCCGCGAGCTGTTCCTGCAGGGGCTGACCATGCTGGACATGTTCGACGACCGGGCCCGGACGGACGCGAACCGGCCCCGGATGTCCCATGTCGCCGCCCGTCAGGAAGTGCGCGCGCTGATCAATGCGCTGCAGCTTCCCGAACGCCGTCCCCGGGCCCGCCAGTCCGGCTGA
- a CDS encoding vWA domain-containing protein: MGTREDRDRKLPTTPDPVGGEISTRSEIDAFLSTVRSMPAQPGTGRRGRLVFALDATASREPTWDRACHIQAEMFHQTAALGGLDVQLVFYRGYGECKASKWHSDPKALGKVMTGVRCLGGQTQIAKILKHAIKETKREKIGALIFVGDAFEEDIDAVCHAAGELGVLGVPVFAFHEGGNPVVARAFKQIATLTRGAYCPFDLSSADRLKELLAAVAVYAAGGRQALLNYGAGRGEAVRLLTSQVRG; encoded by the coding sequence ATGGGTACCAGGGAAGACCGAGACCGCAAACTGCCGACGACACCGGACCCGGTGGGCGGCGAGATCTCGACGCGATCCGAGATCGACGCCTTCCTGTCCACCGTCCGGTCGATGCCGGCGCAGCCGGGAACCGGCCGGCGCGGACGGCTCGTCTTCGCCCTCGACGCTACCGCCAGCCGGGAGCCGACCTGGGACCGGGCCTGTCACATTCAGGCGGAGATGTTTCACCAGACCGCCGCGCTAGGCGGGCTCGACGTGCAGCTCGTGTTCTATCGCGGCTACGGCGAGTGCAAGGCGTCGAAATGGCATTCTGACCCCAAGGCGCTCGGCAAGGTGATGACCGGCGTGCGCTGCCTCGGCGGCCAGACCCAGATCGCCAAGATCCTCAAGCACGCCATTAAGGAGACCAAGCGCGAGAAGATCGGCGCCCTGATCTTCGTCGGCGACGCGTTCGAGGAGGATATCGACGCGGTCTGTCACGCGGCGGGCGAACTCGGGGTGCTCGGGGTGCCGGTCTTCGCGTTCCACGAGGGCGGCAATCCGGTGGTCGCCCGGGCGTTCAAGCAGATCGCGACGCTGACCCGCGGCGCCTATTGCCCGTTCGATCTGTCCAGCGCCGATCGCCTGAAGGAACTGCTGGCGGCCGTGGCGGTCTATGCGGCCGGGGGGCGGCAGGCGCTGCTGAACTACGGCGCCGGCCGGGGAGAGGCCGTCAGGCTGCTCACCAGCCAGGTCAGGGGCTGA
- a CDS encoding patatin-like phospholipase family protein, producing MASERSAGAVLWQCIRYTRFNLLVIAVGVFFLIGAGQGADIVLGLSRGIAQEVALFYFGVSLWAWQSWFWARYILVTRGIDRRRAVAFTDPVEHPAQAGAGYVPPVLPAGERRIVSWYPRILGLVAYLSAISILATTHGVDNWLTQIAVALAAVYLLAVWKRTALGRPRPQTGINWKGQGSLGLIVPITVAVSLATAMISGVFALADPVAYGFTVGAAPVLFLALASILPIGSLLVHVTQAHGFPIITILAVLAVVSAFWVENHQVRSVGVERLDRPKIWQVMTDFEDRFDTDPDTVVPAVFVATAGGGIRAAYWTARVLSEAERALKESGHPRPLSDHVVAISGVSGGSVGSAFYTAALADLGPTADKWPALDAAMTHDFLGPALTGLMVQDLMQSVVPWPMFEGRGAILEQSFERAWAAQAPDGIGSLARPLREVATTVPRWFPRLLLNGTNTVTGQRMIAGTLDLIDDADQQVIVNALDQHAFLFPAGDGKPAADMRLSTAAHNSARFPVISPGGMLNNGGSAVVDGGYFENFGAATLVDLLTYIKMRRRIGDRSQRILRPILIQISSDPQLGRQLSENAPPKEVDGALFTLFGHPFRNRLWNLIGAPVGGIVSPRGARGVLAGQHLRLWDLDIGFGDDRARIVDPVWLHFRMDVPDRQIAGCEDSIDIEPPLGWVLSADARASVQEMIRCVEHNTETMAKLVEAIRDAGGQLSRTGGPGDGVREAAAH from the coding sequence ATGGCATCCGAGCGCAGCGCAGGCGCCGTCCTTTGGCAGTGCATCCGCTACACCCGCTTCAACCTGCTGGTCATCGCGGTCGGGGTCTTTTTCCTGATCGGCGCCGGCCAGGGCGCGGACATCGTCCTCGGTCTCTCCCGCGGCATCGCGCAGGAGGTCGCCCTGTTCTATTTCGGGGTGAGCCTGTGGGCCTGGCAAAGCTGGTTCTGGGCGCGCTACATCCTGGTCACACGGGGGATCGACCGACGCCGGGCCGTCGCGTTCACCGACCCGGTGGAGCATCCGGCACAGGCGGGGGCCGGTTATGTCCCCCCGGTGCTGCCGGCGGGAGAGCGGCGGATCGTCTCCTGGTATCCGCGCATTCTCGGCCTCGTCGCCTATCTCAGCGCCATTTCGATTCTGGCCACCACCCATGGCGTCGATAACTGGCTGACCCAGATCGCGGTCGCGCTCGCGGCGGTCTATCTGCTGGCGGTCTGGAAACGCACCGCGCTCGGCAGGCCCCGGCCGCAGACCGGCATCAACTGGAAAGGCCAGGGCAGTCTCGGCCTGATCGTGCCGATCACCGTCGCGGTCTCCCTGGCGACCGCCATGATCAGCGGGGTCTTCGCCCTGGCCGATCCGGTGGCCTACGGCTTCACGGTGGGGGCGGCGCCGGTGCTGTTCCTGGCCCTGGCCTCGATCCTGCCGATCGGGTCGCTGCTGGTGCACGTCACCCAGGCGCACGGCTTTCCCATCATCACGATCCTGGCGGTTCTCGCGGTCGTCAGCGCGTTCTGGGTGGAGAACCATCAGGTCCGCAGCGTGGGGGTCGAGCGTCTCGACCGCCCGAAGATCTGGCAGGTCATGACCGACTTCGAGGACCGGTTCGACACCGATCCCGACACCGTGGTCCCGGCCGTCTTCGTCGCCACGGCCGGCGGCGGCATCCGGGCCGCCTACTGGACCGCGCGCGTCCTGAGCGAGGCGGAGCGGGCCCTGAAGGAGAGCGGCCATCCGCGTCCGCTGTCGGACCATGTGGTGGCGATCAGCGGCGTGTCCGGCGGCAGCGTGGGCAGCGCGTTCTACACCGCGGCGCTCGCGGATCTGGGACCGACGGCGGACAAGTGGCCGGCCCTCGACGCGGCGATGACCCACGACTTCCTGGGCCCGGCCCTCACCGGCCTCATGGTGCAGGACCTGATGCAGTCTGTGGTGCCCTGGCCGATGTTCGAGGGGCGCGGTGCGATCCTGGAACAGTCCTTCGAGAGGGCCTGGGCCGCCCAGGCGCCGGACGGCATCGGCAGCCTCGCCAGGCCGTTGCGGGAGGTTGCCACGACGGTGCCCCGGTGGTTTCCCCGCCTGCTGCTGAACGGCACGAATACCGTCACCGGCCAGCGGATGATCGCCGGCACCCTCGACCTGATCGACGACGCCGACCAGCAGGTGATCGTCAACGCGCTGGATCAGCACGCCTTCCTGTTTCCGGCCGGGGACGGCAAGCCGGCAGCCGACATGCGCCTCAGCACGGCGGCGCATAACAGCGCCCGGTTTCCGGTCATCAGCCCGGGCGGGATGCTGAACAACGGCGGCAGCGCGGTGGTGGACGGCGGCTATTTCGAGAATTTCGGGGCGGCGACCCTGGTCGACCTGCTGACCTACATCAAGATGCGCCGACGCATCGGGGACCGCTCTCAACGCATTCTCAGGCCGATCCTGATCCAGATCTCCAGCGATCCGCAGCTCGGTCGCCAGCTGTCGGAGAACGCGCCGCCGAAAGAGGTGGACGGCGCGCTGTTCACCCTGTTCGGCCATCCGTTCCGGAACCGGCTGTGGAACCTGATCGGCGCGCCGGTCGGCGGGATCGTCTCGCCCCGCGGCGCCCGCGGCGTTCTGGCGGGCCAGCATCTGCGGCTGTGGGATCTCGATATCGGTTTCGGCGACGACCGGGCCCGCATCGTCGATCCGGTCTGGCTGCACTTCCGCATGGACGTTCCGGACCGGCAGATCGCCGGCTGCGAGGACTCCATCGATATCGAGCCGCCGCTGGGCTGGGTGCTCTCGGCGGATGCACGGGCGTCCGTCCAGGAAATGATCCGCTGCGTCGAGCACAATACGGAGACGATGGCGAAGCTGGTGGAGGCGATCCGCGACGCCGGCGGACAGCTCAGCCGGACTGGCGGGCCCGGGGACGGCGTTCGGGAAGCTGCAGCGCATTGA
- a CDS encoding calcium-binding protein: protein MLRQSDYRGFYFFSERPITYTFSVGGVSDNFSELDQSYQDRFRSALDAWSSQSDLTFEEVLDPYAAQVLISWALTSNGSDGDGRGGNIVYTQMFTTDDDLIVGNSALEGVHILLDRSDIDYFDRASLIGIGQILGIEIITHTSSVMNTFEKNHTSLTDYDVSIIQSLYGAPGSGNTGEWKGTAAAESMAGAPNSDIFYGAGGDDTIFGYGGDDLVYGNQGEDLLFGSSGNDTLYGGQNGGVPSGTPSALRDGHDLINGGIGDDLVYGNHGGDYLSGGSGNDTIYGGQDSDTIEGGPGNDVLFGNLGSDIFSAGYYLSNFGQDTIYGFELGVDFIYKTNDTVPSYGYVDDAFLVDFGRYGSFLLVGVNPEDPNTIYL from the coding sequence ATGCTGCGTCAGTCTGACTACAGGGGTTTCTATTTCTTCTCGGAACGTCCGATCACTTACACGTTCAGTGTTGGCGGCGTATCCGACAATTTCTCTGAGCTCGATCAGTCTTACCAAGACCGGTTCCGCTCAGCGCTGGATGCTTGGTCTTCTCAATCAGACCTTACTTTCGAAGAGGTTCTTGATCCGTATGCCGCTCAGGTCCTTATCTCCTGGGCACTAACTAGTAACGGCTCAGATGGGGATGGCCGAGGCGGTAACATTGTATATACGCAGATGTTCACCACTGATGACGACTTAATAGTCGGAAACAGCGCACTAGAAGGCGTACATATTCTTCTCGACAGATCAGATATAGATTACTTCGATCGAGCATCACTTATAGGTATCGGTCAAATTTTAGGCATCGAAATTATTACTCATACATCATCTGTTATGAACACATTCGAAAAAAATCACACGTCTTTGACAGACTACGACGTCTCGATCATTCAGTCTCTGTACGGCGCACCTGGTAGCGGTAATACGGGCGAATGGAAGGGAACGGCCGCGGCCGAAAGCATGGCCGGCGCGCCCAACTCAGATATATTTTATGGCGCCGGCGGTGACGACACGATCTTCGGATATGGCGGCGATGACCTCGTATATGGGAATCAAGGGGAAGACTTGCTGTTTGGCTCTTCCGGCAACGACACACTTTATGGCGGCCAGAACGGCGGGGTGCCATCCGGCACTCCATCCGCCCTGCGGGATGGACATGACCTCATCAATGGAGGCATCGGAGACGATCTCGTGTATGGAAATCATGGCGGAGACTACCTGTCGGGAGGCTCAGGCAATGACACCATCTATGGCGGTCAGGACAGTGACACGATCGAAGGGGGACCCGGCAATGATGTGCTGTTCGGTAACCTGGGTTCCGATATCTTCAGCGCCGGATATTACCTCTCAAACTTCGGGCAGGACACGATCTACGGATTTGAACTTGGTGTCGATTTTATCTACAAGACCAATGATACCGTTCCTTCGTATGGCTATGTCGATGATGCTTTTCTGGTCGATTTCGGTCGGTACGGATCGTTCCTGCTCGTAGGCGTCAATCCCGAAGACCCGAATACG
- the galU gene encoding UTP--glucose-1-phosphate uridylyltransferase GalU: MPVPVRKAIFPVGGLGTRFLPATKSMPKEMLTVVDKPLIQYAVEEAREAGIEELIFVTGRGKSAIEDHFDVAYELEDMLTSRQKNDALKLLSATIPAPGSTAFTRQQEPLGLGHAVWCGRNFVGSEPVAVLLADDLILSEPGCLKQMIEAYNQVGGNMVALMEVERDAISAYGVVTPGEVNGNLVEVRGLVEKPKPEEAPSNYAVIGRYILQPKVFEDLGRMEKGAGGEIQLTDAMARQLGLQPFNGVLFEGKRFDCGNKVGFLEANLAFALARDDMRDDIKSFLKDYV, translated from the coding sequence ATGCCTGTACCCGTCCGCAAGGCCATTTTCCCTGTTGGTGGCCTTGGAACCCGCTTCCTGCCGGCCACCAAGTCGATGCCGAAGGAAATGCTCACCGTTGTCGACAAGCCGCTGATCCAATACGCGGTCGAGGAAGCGCGCGAGGCCGGCATCGAGGAACTGATCTTCGTCACGGGCCGCGGCAAGAGTGCCATCGAGGACCACTTCGATGTCGCCTACGAGCTCGAGGATATGCTGACCTCGCGTCAGAAGAACGATGCGCTGAAGCTGCTCAGCGCCACCATCCCGGCACCGGGCAGCACCGCCTTCACCCGCCAGCAGGAGCCGCTCGGCCTCGGCCACGCGGTCTGGTGCGGCCGCAACTTCGTCGGCTCCGAGCCGGTGGCCGTCCTGCTCGCCGATGACCTCATTCTGTCCGAACCGGGCTGCCTGAAGCAGATGATCGAGGCCTATAATCAGGTCGGCGGCAACATGGTCGCCCTGATGGAAGTCGAGCGCGATGCGATCTCCGCCTATGGCGTGGTCACGCCGGGCGAGGTGAACGGCAATCTGGTCGAGGTCCGCGGTCTGGTCGAGAAGCCGAAGCCGGAAGAGGCGCCGTCCAATTACGCCGTCATCGGCCGCTACATCCTGCAGCCGAAGGTCTTCGAGGATCTGGGCCGCATGGAGAAGGGGGCCGGCGGCGAGATCCAGCTCACCGACGCCATGGCCCGCCAGCTCGGCCTGCAGCCCTTCAACGGCGTGCTGTTCGAGGGCAAGCGCTTCGACTGCGGCAACAAGGTCGGCTTCCTGGAGGCGAACCTCGCGTTCGCGCTGGCACGCGACGATATGCGCGACGACATCAAGTCGTTCCTGAAAGACTACGTCTGA
- a CDS encoding molybdopterin oxidoreductase family protein has product MPLDTVASVCPHDCPSACALEVERIDRSTIGRIRGAAANDYTAGVICAKVARYAERVHHPERLMKPLLRTGPKGSTQFREISWEEALDRVAGAFAEATAKHGAETVWPYYFAGTMGLVNRDGINRLRNVMGYSRQDANICTTVVRAGWIAGMGDVKGTDPREMAQSDLIIMWGGNPVSTQVNVMTHVARARKERGAHFVVVDPYRTPSAEAADEHVMVRPGTDGAVAAAMMHVLFRDGYADRDYMARFAENVAELEDHLKSRTPQWAEAISGVPAAQIEALAKRYGETQRAYIRVGYGFARSRNGPMQVHAVACLPTVGGKWQYEGGGALWKVDGYYKVDKSLIEATDRLDPATRVLDMSRIGPVLTGEDAVVRRGPPVTAMLIQNTNPAAVAPDSGRVLKGFNREDLFVAVHEQFLTETARHADVVLPATTFLEHADLYTAGGHPHLEVHDAVIDAPGDCRSNHRLLNDLILKLGGDHPSCHMTEAELLDATLKKSGYPGFAEMVERRWLDVGPKEEADRRFANGFPTPSGKFRFRADWSALGPSGAGLEGLPDHVDIVDRATEEKPFRMVTAPARNYLNTSFTETATSKKREGRPTVMLHPDAAAELGVEDGGRVRLGNEQGSVVLHARLFDGVQKGTVIVESVWPNAAFEEGVGINLLTSADSPPPMGGAVFHDTAVWVRGA; this is encoded by the coding sequence ATGCCGCTCGACACCGTCGCCTCCGTCTGCCCGCACGACTGCCCCAGCGCCTGCGCCCTGGAGGTGGAGCGGATCGACCGTTCGACCATCGGCCGCATCCGCGGCGCGGCGGCGAACGACTACACGGCCGGGGTGATCTGCGCCAAGGTCGCGCGCTACGCCGAGCGGGTGCACCATCCCGAACGGCTGATGAAGCCGCTGTTGCGCACCGGACCGAAGGGCTCCACCCAGTTCCGCGAGATCTCCTGGGAGGAGGCGCTGGACCGGGTCGCCGGCGCTTTCGCCGAGGCCACCGCTAAACACGGCGCCGAGACGGTCTGGCCGTATTATTTCGCCGGAACGATGGGCCTGGTGAACCGCGACGGGATCAACCGTCTGCGCAACGTCATGGGTTATTCGCGCCAGGATGCGAACATCTGCACCACCGTCGTGCGGGCTGGCTGGATCGCCGGGATGGGCGACGTGAAGGGCACCGACCCGCGGGAGATGGCGCAGTCCGACCTGATCATCATGTGGGGCGGCAATCCGGTCTCCACCCAGGTCAATGTGATGACCCACGTCGCCCGGGCCCGCAAGGAGCGCGGCGCGCATTTCGTCGTCGTCGACCCCTACCGCACCCCCAGCGCGGAGGCGGCCGACGAGCATGTGATGGTCCGCCCGGGCACCGACGGCGCGGTGGCGGCGGCGATGATGCATGTGCTGTTCCGCGATGGATATGCCGACCGGGACTACATGGCCCGCTTCGCCGAGAACGTGGCCGAGCTGGAAGACCACCTGAAGAGCCGCACGCCGCAATGGGCCGAGGCGATCAGCGGTGTGCCGGCCGCCCAGATCGAGGCGTTGGCCAAACGCTACGGCGAGACCCAGCGGGCCTATATCCGGGTCGGCTACGGCTTCGCGCGCTCCCGCAACGGGCCGATGCAGGTCCATGCGGTCGCCTGCCTGCCGACCGTGGGTGGCAAATGGCAGTACGAGGGCGGCGGGGCCCTGTGGAAGGTCGACGGTTACTACAAGGTCGACAAGTCGCTGATCGAGGCGACGGACCGGCTGGACCCGGCGACCCGGGTGCTCGACATGTCGCGGATCGGTCCGGTGCTGACCGGGGAGGATGCGGTGGTGCGCCGGGGACCGCCGGTCACCGCCATGCTGATCCAGAACACCAATCCGGCGGCTGTGGCCCCGGACAGTGGTCGGGTGCTGAAGGGCTTCAACCGCGAGGACCTGTTCGTGGCGGTGCACGAGCAGTTCCTCACCGAGACCGCCCGGCATGCCGATGTGGTTCTGCCGGCGACCACCTTCTTGGAACATGCCGATCTGTACACCGCCGGCGGGCATCCGCATCTGGAGGTGCATGACGCCGTCATCGACGCGCCGGGCGACTGCCGCAGCAACCACCGCCTGCTGAACGACCTGATCCTGAAGCTCGGCGGCGACCACCCGTCCTGCCACATGACCGAGGCCGAACTGCTCGACGCGACCCTGAAGAAATCCGGCTATCCGGGCTTCGCCGAGATGGTGGAGCGGCGCTGGCTCGATGTCGGGCCGAAGGAGGAGGCCGACAGGCGCTTCGCCAACGGCTTCCCGACCCCGTCCGGCAAGTTCCGGTTCCGCGCCGACTGGTCGGCCCTGGGCCCGAGCGGGGCGGGATTGGAAGGGTTGCCGGACCATGTGGACATCGTCGACCGGGCGACCGAGGAGAAGCCGTTCCGCATGGTGACGGCCCCGGCCCGCAACTACCTGAACACCTCGTTCACCGAGACGGCGACCAGCAAGAAGCGCGAGGGGCGGCCGACGGTGATGCTGCATCCCGACGCGGCGGCCGAGCTCGGCGTGGAGGACGGCGGTCGGGTGCGGCTCGGCAACGAACAGGGGTCGGTGGTGCTGCATGCCAGGCTGTTCGACGGGGTGCAGAAGGGGACGGTCATCGTCGAATCCGTCTGGCCGAACGCGGCCTTCGAGGAGGGCGTGGGCATCAACCTGCTGACCTCCGCCGACAGCCCACCGCCCATGGGCGGCGCGGTGTTCCACGACACGGCCGTGTGGGTGCGCGGGGCCTGA
- a CDS encoding UDP-glucose/GDP-mannose dehydrogenase family protein has product MRIAMIGTGYVGLVTGACFSEFGVDVVCVDKDEDKIRRLKAGEIPIFEPGLDDLVANNVRAGRLSFTTNLAEGMKGCDAVFIAVGTPSRRGDGHADLSYVYAAAAEIADNLDGYTVIVTKSTVPVGTGREVERIIRERRPDGDFDVCSNPEFLREGAAINDFMRPDRVVIGAGSDRSREVMRQLYRPLFLIETPIVFTELETSEMIKYAANTFLATKITFINEIADLCERVGADVHDVAKGIGLDGRIGRKFLHPGPGYGGSCFPKDTLALVKTAQDYGSPLRIIETVVDVNDKRKRAMAERIVAACGGSVAGKTVALLGLTFKPNTDDMRDSPSLDIVPELIKAGATVRGYDPEGMNEAAKLLPDIKYCQSAYEAMDGADAVAIVTEWNEFRALDINRIKTLLKAPVMVDLRNVYDPQEMRAAGFAYTCIGRGTERAGTAASQAAH; this is encoded by the coding sequence ATGCGCATTGCGATGATCGGCACGGGCTATGTGGGCCTCGTCACCGGCGCATGCTTTTCCGAGTTCGGCGTGGACGTGGTCTGCGTCGACAAGGATGAGGACAAGATCCGCCGGCTGAAGGCCGGGGAGATCCCGATCTTCGAGCCCGGCCTGGACGACCTGGTCGCCAACAACGTCCGGGCGGGCCGTCTCTCCTTCACCACGAACCTGGCCGAAGGGATGAAGGGCTGCGACGCCGTCTTCATCGCCGTCGGCACGCCCAGCCGGCGCGGCGACGGCCATGCCGATCTCAGCTACGTCTACGCCGCCGCGGCGGAGATCGCCGACAATCTGGACGGCTACACCGTGATCGTGACCAAGTCCACGGTCCCGGTCGGCACCGGACGCGAGGTCGAGCGGATCATCCGCGAGCGCCGGCCCGACGGCGATTTCGACGTCTGCTCCAATCCGGAATTCCTGCGCGAGGGTGCTGCGATCAACGACTTCATGCGCCCGGACCGGGTGGTGATCGGCGCCGGCAGCGACCGCTCCCGCGAGGTGATGCGCCAGCTCTACCGGCCGCTGTTCCTGATCGAGACCCCGATCGTCTTCACCGAGCTGGAGACGAGCGAGATGATCAAGTACGCCGCCAACACCTTCCTGGCGACGAAGATCACCTTCATCAACGAGATCGCCGACCTGTGCGAGCGGGTGGGGGCGGACGTGCACGACGTGGCCAAGGGCATCGGCCTCGACGGCCGCATCGGCCGCAAGTTCCTGCACCCGGGTCCCGGCTACGGCGGCTCGTGCTTCCCGAAGGACACCCTGGCGCTGGTCAAGACGGCCCAGGATTACGGCTCGCCTCTGCGGATCATCGAGACCGTCGTCGACGTGAACGACAAGCGCAAGCGGGCGATGGCCGAGCGCATCGTCGCCGCCTGCGGCGGGTCGGTCGCCGGCAAGACGGTCGCCCTGCTCGGCCTGACCTTCAAGCCGAACACCGACGACATGCGCGACAGCCCGTCGCTCGACATCGTCCCGGAGCTGATCAAGGCGGGCGCCACCGTGCGCGGCTACGACCCCGAAGGCATGAACGAGGCGGCCAAGCTGCTGCCCGACATCAAGTACTGTCAGAGCGCCTACGAGGCGATGGACGGGGCCGACGCCGTCGCCATCGTCACCGAGTGGAACGAGTTCCGCGCCCTCGACATCAACCGGATCAAGACGCTGCTGAAGGCACCGGTGATGGTCGATCTGCGCAATGTCTACGATCCGCAGGAGATGCGCGCCGCCGGCTTCGCCTATACCTGCATCGGCCGCGGCACCGAGCGTGCCGGCACCGCCGCCAGTCAAGCCGCGCATTAA
- a CDS encoding GNAT family N-acetyltransferase, with amino-acid sequence MQDQPDRPDFRIRPMQEADADRVIAMIAALSAHEGAPPPPMDAAELIRWSLGDDARFSALVAERRGRVVGYALFHESFHIGRGRPGSALMDLFVDRGHRRRGIARALLAAVARTTLARQGDWMTWQAHPRNVEALTFYEAIGARRFAAADFEMADKALERLIHE; translated from the coding sequence ATGCAGGACCAGCCCGACCGTCCGGATTTCCGCATCCGGCCCATGCAGGAGGCCGATGCGGACCGGGTCATCGCCATGATCGCCGCGCTGTCGGCCCATGAGGGCGCACCGCCGCCGCCGATGGACGCAGCCGAACTCATCCGCTGGAGCCTGGGAGACGACGCCCGCTTCTCCGCGCTGGTTGCCGAACGGCGCGGCCGGGTGGTGGGCTATGCGCTGTTCCACGAGAGTTTTCATATCGGCCGGGGCCGCCCGGGAAGCGCGCTCATGGACCTGTTCGTGGACCGCGGCCACCGGCGGCGGGGGATCGCCCGGGCGCTGCTCGCCGCCGTCGCCCGGACCACCCTGGCGCGGCAGGGCGACTGGATGACCTGGCAGGCGCATCCGCGCAACGTGGAGGCGCTGACCTTCTACGAGGCGATCGGCGCCCGGCGCTTCGCCGCCGCGGATTTCGAGATGGCGGACAAGGCCCTGGAACGTCTTATTCACGAATAA